One Candidatus Hydrogenedentota bacterium DNA window includes the following coding sequences:
- a CDS encoding rod shape-determining protein, producing KVHIRKRLPAWPRVAVSVPSGITAVERRAVVESAIQAGAKKVYIIEEPMAAAIGAGLPVQEPQGCMIVDIGGGTTEVAVIALGGIVFPKSIRTAGDEMDQAIIQHLKRTYNLMVGERTAEEIKVTIGSAFPLKEEIEMQVKGRDQVLGLPKVITVTSDEIRESLKEPVREIIEGVRITLERTPPELSADIVDRGVVLAGGGALLRGMDRLISQETGLHVTIAEDPLGAVVLGGGKFLEELKHFKPEEV from the coding sequence AAAGTCCACATTCGCAAACGCTTGCCCGCATGGCCTCGTGTTGCTGTGAGTGTTCCCTCCGGTATAACGGCTGTGGAACGGCGTGCCGTTGTGGAAAGTGCCATACAGGCAGGCGCGAAAAAGGTCTATATCATTGAAGAGCCCATGGCGGCTGCCATCGGTGCCGGGCTGCCCGTGCAAGAGCCGCAAGGTTGTATGATCGTGGATATTGGCGGCGGTACCACGGAAGTGGCCGTTATCGCTTTGGGCGGCATTGTTTTTCCCAAATCGATCCGTACTGCGGGCGATGAAATGGATCAAGCCATTATCCAGCATCTGAAACGCACCTATAATCTGATGGTCGGTGAGCGTACGGCAGAAGAAATTAAAGTAACCATTGGCTCCGCTTTTCCGTTAAAAGAAGAGATTGAAATGCAGGTGAAAGGACGTGATCAGGTTCTTGGCCTGCCCAAAGTGATCACCGTCACCTCCGACGAAATCCGGGAATCCTTAAAAGAGCCTGTCCGTGAAATCATTGAAGGCGTTCGCATTACCCTCGAACGAACACCGCCCGAACTCTCCGCCGATATTGTTGATCGCGGCGTCGTATTGGCAGGCGGCGGCGCGCTGCTCCGCGGCATGGACCGACTCATTTCCCAGGAAACGGGCTTACATGTGACCATCGCCGAAGATCCTTTGGGAGCGGTGGTCTTGGGCGGCGGCAAATTCCTGGAAGAGCTGAAACATTTCAAACCTGAAGAAGTTTAA